The Flavobacterium sp. HJ-32-4 genome contains a region encoding:
- a CDS encoding nucleotidyltransferase domain-containing protein, translating into MPLHYGFFVFNPIRSMYLYGSRARTPQSRWDELAGKDWDVLVVCDYPIVKTHIWTQAENYHIDLTITDAAGAASYFEHVHTVELYPKNGLEVGYGG; encoded by the coding sequence ATGCCATTACATTACGGTTTTTTTGTTTTTAATCCAATCCGCTCGATGTACCTGTATGGCAGCCGGGCCCGGACGCCGCAATCGCGTTGGGACGAACTGGCCGGCAAAGACTGGGATGTGCTGGTGGTATGCGATTACCCGATCGTAAAAACCCACATCTGGACACAGGCCGAAAACTATCATATCGACCTGACGATTACCGATGCGGCCGGCGCTGCGTCGTATTTTGAACATGTGCATACGGTGGAGTTATACCCTAAGAATGGATTGGAGGTGGGTTATGGCGGATGA
- a CDS encoding ADP-ribosyltransferase — MDWRWVMADDFNAVSRGVWQQMRSGTAFEGPRPDTGPYTVDFYQPTSRGEGVRFTELIAFFREVQKDSSQIYDRQQFMSGQAGFAGRPVVMGPPRDFFSATVALYDAVRKENVGVRLGARLNKRVDFLEDPLGFTVFIDASKEVMYASLLAFYDKTKQYRKPVLSTTDNPDDFQVNDAYLAVELRAENMLDFAYLVQHVAGEKLAAQLKDRITARFVEKLQLETNVSSLEFLYRNIPEFAYEGLRNKLSSRTAFGHLISLKKYDESSWFIDSSNAVLSILRVIGNGKFLYQAFYSNPVLVKQLYENLDGTSVFEGTVTKNRMVFASLLWMLCANQRFEFDNRPIYTFFIGTEYELDSNVLSSSDAKKDAIFLRQFKRSASERTKYIPTGIGQPMEIKERPFEPVDDGAYFHPLTPVFLTDASGKEPITYKVPAIYVKTLSDEAEWKDIMTNVRIGVNVLSIVLSIASLGTATPALVTALALTDIAVSTFDIGVALAEDQLMQSDEGRAFLEGYNKVTLAIAGANALPLAGSLLTAGTRLLGRATVESTKNFLRASIARLVLEIEISGFVKNTLRFVEPTELFHSAEFLTRADKLWKAGVIFVEGVSSGTKGEKLIGALYGTEVIISGTKFEVMQELKSFLKFDGKALTDALEETYEFKALSTLLKDKEFKEIYDALKIGISRTYSSILTLGEESVLKYYTTKVGYKDLNSALRKQISVSEKFIAQEKLMNKALDKLPKFKSDDLLYRIEDLTDMEIDSYYKVGQNIENKHFTSSTYSEQAISEAMFFRKYTVLIRIEGKNGRLIEKLSSLPSEKEVLFKSKTTCLVKKIGYTIDLADPDNFMKYVKEIVLIEQ, encoded by the coding sequence ATGGATTGGAGGTGGGTTATGGCGGATGATTTCAATGCGGTTTCAAGGGGAGTATGGCAGCAAATGCGAAGTGGTACGGCGTTCGAAGGGCCTAGGCCGGATACGGGGCCGTATACCGTCGATTTTTACCAGCCCACCAGTCGGGGCGAAGGCGTTCGATTTACGGAATTGATTGCTTTTTTTAGAGAGGTTCAGAAAGATTCGTCGCAAATCTATGATCGCCAGCAATTCATGTCAGGTCAGGCTGGTTTTGCCGGACGACCGGTGGTGATGGGACCTCCGCGCGATTTCTTCTCTGCTACTGTAGCTTTGTACGACGCTGTGCGGAAAGAGAATGTGGGAGTCCGCCTGGGTGCCAGACTTAACAAACGGGTTGACTTTTTGGAAGATCCGTTGGGTTTTACCGTCTTCATTGATGCGTCAAAGGAGGTAATGTATGCCAGCCTACTTGCTTTTTACGATAAGACAAAACAATATCGTAAACCTGTTCTTTCTACTACTGATAATCCGGACGACTTTCAGGTTAATGACGCTTATCTTGCCGTTGAATTGCGAGCGGAAAATATGCTTGATTTCGCCTACCTCGTTCAACATGTAGCGGGGGAAAAACTCGCGGCGCAACTAAAAGACCGAATCACCGCGCGTTTTGTTGAAAAGCTACAGCTTGAAACTAATGTGTCGTCACTTGAGTTCCTATATCGCAACATACCCGAATTTGCTTATGAGGGTCTTCGAAACAAACTCTCCTCAAGAACGGCATTTGGTCATCTTATCTCGCTGAAAAAATACGACGAGTCGTCGTGGTTCATTGATAGTAGCAATGCGGTGCTTAGTATTCTACGTGTCATCGGCAACGGAAAATTCCTTTATCAGGCGTTCTATAGCAACCCGGTTTTGGTGAAGCAACTATATGAGAACTTAGATGGCACATCAGTTTTTGAAGGAACGGTTACAAAAAACCGAATGGTATTCGCGTCATTACTTTGGATGTTGTGTGCGAACCAACGTTTTGAATTTGACAACAGGCCCATCTATACCTTTTTCATTGGTACGGAATACGAGTTGGATAGTAATGTATTAAGTTCATCTGACGCCAAAAAGGACGCTATCTTCCTACGGCAATTTAAACGAAGTGCTTCGGAACGTACAAAGTATATCCCGACGGGCATTGGCCAACCCATGGAGATAAAGGAACGCCCGTTTGAACCGGTTGATGACGGCGCCTACTTCCATCCCCTTACGCCTGTATTCCTTACGGATGCTTCTGGAAAGGAGCCCATTACGTATAAAGTGCCTGCCATTTACGTGAAAACCCTTTCGGACGAAGCGGAATGGAAAGACATCATGACCAACGTTCGGATCGGTGTCAACGTATTATCGATTGTGCTGAGCATCGCCTCGTTGGGTACGGCCACACCTGCACTGGTTACAGCCCTCGCACTCACTGATATTGCGGTTTCTACCTTTGACATTGGCGTGGCGCTTGCCGAGGACCAACTAATGCAGAGCGATGAAGGGCGCGCCTTCCTTGAGGGTTACAACAAAGTAACGCTGGCCATCGCCGGCGCAAACGCATTGCCGCTGGCAGGTTCGCTGCTTACGGCTGGAACGCGACTGCTGGGAAGGGCGACGGTGGAAAGTACGAAGAACTTCCTGAGGGCCAGTATCGCCCGGCTGGTGCTTGAAATCGAAATTTCAGGCTTTGTCAAAAACACGCTTCGTTTCGTAGAGCCTACCGAGTTGTTCCATAGCGCGGAATTCCTTACGCGCGCCGACAAATTGTGGAAGGCAGGGGTTATATTTGTAGAAGGAGTTTCGTCTGGAACAAAAGGAGAGAAATTGATTGGGGCATTATATGGAACGGAGGTAATTATCAGCGGAACTAAATTTGAAGTGATGCAAGAACTGAAGAGCTTTTTAAAATTTGATGGTAAAGCTCTAACTGATGCTCTTGAAGAAACATATGAATTTAAGGCGCTATCTACCCTACTAAAGGATAAAGAATTTAAGGAAATTTATGATGCATTAAAAATCGGCATTTCAAGAACGTACTCGTCTATACTCACTCTTGGCGAGGAATCAGTGTTGAAATACTATACTACAAAAGTGGGCTATAAAGATTTAAATTCGGCATTGAGAAAACAAATATCAGTATCTGAAAAATTCATTGCACAGGAAAAGCTGATGAACAAGGCTTTAGATAAACTTCCAAAATTTAAGTCAGACGACCTTTTATATAGGATTGAAGATCTGACGGATATGGAAATTGATAGCTATTATAAAGTAGGCCAAAATATAGAAAACAAGCATTTCACCTCTTCTACATATTCTGAGCAAGCGATAAGTGAAGCAATGTTTTTTCGAAAGTATACTGTTCTTATTAGAATTGAAGGGAAAAATGGTAGATTAATCGAAAAATTATCCTCTCTCCCATCTGAAAAAGAAGTCTTATTTAAATCAAAAACTACTTGTCTCGTAAAGAAAATAGGATATACAATTGATTTGGCAGATCCTGACAATTTTATGAAGTATGTAAAGGAAATAGTCTTAATAGAACAATGA
- a CDS encoding YrhB domain-containing protein — protein MLSEQRMLQIAENYASGLIEKTTIEVVIPEKSIVRKPYGNVYFFTTKKHLDTGDSKYALAGNAPFLVENKTGRIVVLGTAKSEDYYLQEYEAGRWPLK, from the coding sequence ATGTTATCTGAACAAAGAATGCTGCAGATTGCTGAAAACTACGCTTCAGGACTAATCGAAAAAACCACTATAGAGGTCGTCATTCCAGAAAAATCAATCGTACGGAAGCCCTATGGTAATGTCTATTTTTTCACGACCAAAAAACATCTTGACACGGGGGATTCTAAGTACGCACTCGCTGGAAATGCTCCGTTTCTGGTAGAAAATAAAACGGGACGAATAGTCGTACTGGGAACCGCAAAATCAGAGGACTACTATCTTCAGGAGTACGAGGCTGGACGCTGGCCTTTGAAGTAA
- a CDS encoding YrhB domain-containing protein — protein MALSEVQMLKIANDFIKQFEEGVGLELVILTDLLIRTQHGTVFFYTSKKYLETQEDIYGIAGNAPFLVEKNTGNIIEFGTNRSEAYYLAEYEAGRWPLK, from the coding sequence ATGGCCCTTTCAGAAGTACAAATGCTTAAAATCGCCAACGATTTTATAAAACAGTTCGAAGAGGGGGTTGGCCTCGAACTTGTTATCCTAACAGATTTGCTCATTCGAACACAACACGGAACGGTGTTTTTTTACACAAGTAAAAAATACCTTGAAACTCAAGAGGACATTTATGGTATCGCCGGAAATGCGCCTTTTCTGGTGGAAAAGAATACCGGTAACATCATCGAATTTGGGACCAATAGATCCGAAGCTTACTATCTTGCAGAATATGAAGCTGGTCGTTGGCCCTTGAAGTAA